From the genome of Deltaproteobacteria bacterium:
CGGGAGGTCGTGCGGCGCCATGTTGTCCGTCCCGAACCCTTTCCTCTTTCCCACCACCAGGGCGGCCGCCAGTGCGCTCACGCCGGCGGAGATGTGCACGACGGACCCTCCCGCGAAATCGATCGCGCCGAGGGACCGCAGCCACCCCCCCGTCCCCCACATCCAGTGGGCGACGGGATTGTAGACCAGGAGCGCCCACAGAACGCTGAACACGAGGTACGTGGAGAACCGGAACCGCTCCGCGAAGGCGCCGGAGATCAGCGCCGGCGTGATGACCGCGAACATCATCTGGTAGACCATGAACGCCTGGTGGGGAACCGTCGCGGCGTACGCCTTGTGCGGTTCGATGCCGACTCCGCCCAGGGCGAACCAGGAAAGGTCGCCGATGACCCCGCCGTGGTCGGGCCCGAACGCCATGCTGTACCCGACGATCATCCACTCGACGCTGATCAGGCCGATGAGGATGAACGACTGCATGATGGTACCGAGGATGTTCTTCTGGCGGACCATTCCCCCGTAAAACAGAGCGAGGGCGGGAGTCATGAGCATGACCAGCGCGGAAGATACCAGGATCCAGGCGGTGTCGCCGTTGTTCACGCGCAATTCCTCCTCGGGACGGTGATGGGGCCGGACCCGGGAGGAGCAACCGACGTGCCACGGCGCAAGGGGCCGATTCGCAAGATATTTCCCTGGAAGGATGCCGGAAGAGGAAAAACAAAATAGTTAAATATTCGACAAATAAGAAGAAATACGTACAAATCGGGCGTGCGCCCGAGGGGGCCGCCCGCCAAGGAGGGCGCCGCGGCCGCGGCGCCCTCCTCCTCCGGCAGGTGAGGTCGGCCCCATCACCCCCCTGGAGGACCGGTGATCCGTTCCACCGCTACCAGTTGTATCCGGCCTCCCCGTGCTCGGAGAGGTCCAGCCCCATCTGCTCGTCCTCCTTCGCGACCCGGAGGCCCATGACCTTGTCCAGGATCTTCAGCAGGCCGTAGGTCACGGCGAAGGAGTAGACGAGGGAGACCCCGGCGGCCAGCGCCTGGACCGCGAGCAGCTTCGGGTTGCCGTAAAACAGGCCGTTCGCCCCGCCCGCGTTCACCGCCACCGTGGCGAACAGTCCGGTCGCCAGCGCGCCGAAGGTCCCGCCCACGCAGTGCACGCCGACCACGTCCAGGGAATCGTCGTACCCGAACCGCCCCTTCATCATCACCGCCCCGTAGCAGAGCGCTCCGGCGGCCAGTCCGATGGCGATCGCGGCGACCGGCTGCACGAACCCCGACGCGGGGGTGATCGCCACCAGCCCCGCGACGCACCCCGACGCGGCGCCGAGGACGGTGGGCTTCTTCCGGTGGGCCCACTCCGTGAAGACCCACGACAGCGTCGCCGACGCCGCGGCGAGGTGGGTCGCGATGAACGCGCTCGTGGACAGCTCCCCGGCGGCCAGCGCGCTGCCCGCATTGAAACCGAACCAGCCGAACCAGAGGATCGACGCCCCGATGACCGTCATCGGCAGGTTGTGCGGCGCCATGTTGTCCGTTCCGAACCCCTTCCGCTTCCCGACGACCAGCGCCGCCGCCAGGGCGGAAACGCCCGAGGTGATGTGGACGACCGTGCCGCCGGCGAAATCGATCGCGCCGAGGTTCCGGATCCACCCGCCGATTCCCCACACCCAGTGGGCCACCGGGTTGTAGACGAGCAGCGACCACAGGAGGGTGAACACGAGGAAGGTCGAGAACCGGAACCGCTCCGCGAACGCCCCGGTGATGAGCGCCGGAGTGATGACGGCGAACATCATCTGGTAGACCATGAACGCCTGGTGGGGAACCGTGGCGGCGTACTCCTTGAACGGCGCGAGCCCCACGCCGTTCAGGGCGAACCACGACAGGTCGCCGATGACGCCCCCGTGGTCGGGCCCGAACGCCATGCTGTACCCGACGAGGACCCACTCCACGCTGACGAGGCCGATGATGATCAGGGACTGCATGATGGTCCCCAGGATGTTCTTCCTCCGGACCATCCCTCCATAGAAGAGCGCGAGCCCCGGGGTCATGAACATGACCAGTGCCGCGGATATCAGCAGCCAAGCTGTGTCGCCGGTGTTCATTTCGAATTCCTCCCTGGATCCATGATGGGTGCCGACCCTCGAAGGATGGAACAGCAATCGCCGTGCCGTCGGGAAACCTCAACGATTCCGGGGCCTGTCGGACGACGCGGCGGAATGGCACGTCGCAAACGTCGCGGTTAAGACATTAATGGCGATTGCGCTACGCGCAATGAAGGTACCGCATCCGGACCGTCTTCCCCCCCCCGGGCGGGATTTCCGCGCGCCGCGCAGGCTCCGCGCGCGTTCCGGATCCGCGGATCGGGATTTGTCTTGGCCGCCGGGGAAGACGTGCATTACAATCGTTCATTGCCTCTCTCCCGATTCGTTCCACCGGAAGGAGCCGGAATGCACGAGTCCCTCTATTCATCCTGCCTGCGTGGAGCCGGGTCGGTCATCGGCCTCGCCCGTATGGCCCTG
Proteins encoded in this window:
- a CDS encoding ammonium transporter, with protein sequence MNTGDTAWLLISAALVMFMTPGLALFYGGMVRRKNILGTIMQSLIIIGLVSVEWVLVGYSMAFGPDHGGVIGDLSWFALNGVGLAPFKEYAATVPHQAFMVYQMMFAVITPALITGAFAERFRFSTFLVFTLLWSLLVYNPVAHWVWGIGGWIRNLGAIDFAGGTVVHITSGVSALAAALVVGKRKGFGTDNMAPHNLPMTVIGASILWFGWFGFNAGSALAAGELSTSAFIATHLAAASATLSWVFTEWAHRKKPTVLGAASGCVAGLVAITPASGFVQPVAAIAIGLAAGALCYGAVMMKGRFGYDDSLDVVGVHCVGGTFGALATGLFATVAVNAGGANGLFYGNPKLLAVQALAAGVSLVYSFAVTYGLLKILDKVMGLRVAKEDEQMGLDLSEHGEAGYNW